The Euwallacea similis isolate ESF13 chromosome 15, ESF131.1, whole genome shotgun sequence genome has a window encoding:
- the LOC136413686 gene encoding uncharacterized protein yields MVLNPSKALYFVISWFLSSCWGAAEDGKAKVLQYEFLWSAPSEYKYSYETSNGIQRNETGEDIPSIHDANRAAALVKGSYSYTGADGVLYTVNYVADEAGFHPEGAHLNIPPFTPWIPGQPVDDGQYKEDHSGAYKPDNSGKYGTDTEVRPPFRPNEENFISGERILDTFRSTPTAPTSVTQKYLPSSTPKYTSGENILDTFLTADKLSEAVTPKYLPSSSSPPSYTSGENILDAFRRSDRPTEQYLPSTPSSSRRFATETPLDNDIIKKAFFNKPTPHPDILLHSTPKDKPTILGLPKFLEEATENMHRFATRVKSKDSKISRGFRHSHLVSQ; encoded by the exons ATGGTACTGAACCCATCCAAGGCG TTATATTTTGTTATAAGTTGGTTCCTTTCGTCCTGTTGGGGAGCTGCTGAGGACGGGAAGGCAAAGGTGCTTCAGTATGAGTTTCTATGGAGTGCCCCTTCGGAGTATAAATATAG TTACGAAACCAGCAATGGAATACAAAGGAACGAAACTGGGGAAGACATTCCTTCTATCCATGATGCTAATAGAGCTGCAGCTTTAGTTAAAGGAAGCTATTCATATACAGGGGCTGATGGGGTACTATATACAGTGAACTATGTAGCTGATGAAGCTGGATTTCATCCTGAAGGCGCTCACTTAAAT ATCCCTCCATTCACTCCATGGATCCCTGGACAACCAGTCGACGATGGCCAATACAAGGAAGACCACTCGGGCGCATACAAACCTGATAATTCTGGAAAATACGGGACAGACACTGAAGTTCGACCTCCATTTAGACCTAATGAG GAGAATTTCATCTCAGGTGAAAGAATTCTCGATACCTTCAGATCCACACCGACCGCTCCTACTAGCGTGACTCAAAAATACCTCCCCTCATCCACTCCAAAATACACTTCAGGGGAAAATATCCTGGATACTTTTTTGACAGCTGACAAACTCTCTGAGGCAGTTACTCCTAAGTACCTGCCATCCTCCAGTTCTCCCCCTTCCTACACTTCAGGGGAGAATATTCTGGATGCTTTTAGACGTTCAGATAGACCTACTGAGCAATATTTGCCATCAACACCTTCATCCAGTCGTCGGTTCGCCACAGAAACTCCTCTGGATAATGATATAATTAAGaaggcattttttaataagccTACTCCTCATCCAGATATTTTGTTACACTCAACTCCTAAGGATAAACCAACCATTTTGGGATTGCCAAAGTTCCTGGAAGAGGCAACTGAGAACATGCATAGGTTTGCCACAAGGGTTAAAAGTAAAGATTCCAAGATTTCAAGGGGATTTCGCCATTCTCATCTTGTTTCGCAGTGA
- the LOC136413849 gene encoding uncharacterized protein isoform X1, with protein MKIEEVLYKWKLYQNIKLTMANSFPCTVTHSNISDFIHGNLTFIVTQGERRMEVRNNFNTASIPLRVISGSTPEGSIIRFSLFDGEFILMRFPNEEIQRIVRREYGIFEREEHGPTPPTPSESD; from the exons ATGAAAA tcgaAGAGGTGCTGTACAAGTGGAAACTGTaccaaaacataaaattgacCATGGCAAATAGTTTCCCTTGTACGGTAACGCACTCAAACATTAGCGATTTTATTCATGGAAATCTAACATTCATAGTAACTCAAGGAGAACGGCGAATGGAAGTTCGTAACAATTTCAATACAGCTTCTATACCATTGAGAGTTATATCCGGAAGTACTCCAGAGGGATCAATCATCCGATTTAGTCTGTTTGATGGCGAATTTATATTAATGCGATTTCCAAATGAAGAAATACAAAGGATTGTGCGTCGTGAATATGGAATTTTCGAAAG GGAAGAACATGGGCCGACGCCACCGACGCCTAGTGAAAGtgactaa
- the LOC136413849 gene encoding uncharacterized protein isoform X3, translating into MKIEEVLYKWKLYQNIKLTMANSFPLTQGERRMEVRNNFNTASIPLRVISGSTPEGSIIRFSLFDGEFILMRFPNEEIQRIVRREYGIFEREEHGPTPPTPSESD; encoded by the exons ATGAAAA tcgaAGAGGTGCTGTACAAGTGGAAACTGTaccaaaacataaaattgacCATGGCAAATAGTTTCCCTT TAACTCAAGGAGAACGGCGAATGGAAGTTCGTAACAATTTCAATACAGCTTCTATACCATTGAGAGTTATATCCGGAAGTACTCCAGAGGGATCAATCATCCGATTTAGTCTGTTTGATGGCGAATTTATATTAATGCGATTTCCAAATGAAGAAATACAAAGGATTGTGCGTCGTGAATATGGAATTTTCGAAAG GGAAGAACATGGGCCGACGCCACCGACGCCTAGTGAAAGtgactaa
- the LOC136413849 gene encoding uncharacterized protein isoform X2 → MANSFPCTVTHSNISDFIHGNLTFIVTQGERRMEVRNNFNTASIPLRVISGSTPEGSIIRFSLFDGEFILMRFPNEEIQRIVRREYGIFEREEHGPTPPTPSESD, encoded by the exons ATGGCAAATAGTTTCCCTTGTACGGTAACGCACTCAAACATTAGCGATTTTATTCATGGAAATCTAACATTCATAGTAACTCAAGGAGAACGGCGAATGGAAGTTCGTAACAATTTCAATACAGCTTCTATACCATTGAGAGTTATATCCGGAAGTACTCCAGAGGGATCAATCATCCGATTTAGTCTGTTTGATGGCGAATTTATATTAATGCGATTTCCAAATGAAGAAATACAAAGGATTGTGCGTCGTGAATATGGAATTTTCGAAAG GGAAGAACATGGGCCGACGCCACCGACGCCTAGTGAAAGtgactaa
- the LOC136413760 gene encoding uncharacterized protein isoform X3 — translation MEIEEVLYKWKLYQNIKLTMANSFPLTQGERRMEVRNNFNTASIPLRVISGSTPEGSIIRFSLFDGEFILMRFPNEEIQRIVRREYGIFEREEHGLTPSMSSGSE, via the exons ATGGAAA tcgaAGAGGTGCTGTACAAGTGGAAACTGTaccaaaacataaaattgacCATGGCAAATAGTTTCCCTT TAACTCAAGGAGAACGGCGAATGGAAGTTCGTAACAATTTCAATACAGCTTCTATACCATTGAGAGTTATATCCGGAAGTACTCCAGAGGGATCAATCATCCGATTTAGTCTGTTTGATGGCGAATTTATATTAATGCGATTTCCAAATGAAGAAATACAAAGGATTGTGCGTCGTGAATATGGAATTTTCGAAAG GGAAGAACATGGGCTGACGCCATCAATGTCCAGCGGAAgcgaatga
- the LOC136413760 gene encoding uncharacterized protein isoform X1, whose translation MEIEEVLYKWKLYQNIKLTMANSFPCTVTHSNISDFIHGNLTFIVTQGERRMEVRNNFNTASIPLRVISGSTPEGSIIRFSLFDGEFILMRFPNEEIQRIVRREYGIFEREEHGLTPSMSSGSE comes from the exons ATGGAAA tcgaAGAGGTGCTGTACAAGTGGAAACTGTaccaaaacataaaattgacCATGGCAAATAGTTTCCCTTGTACGGTAACGCACTCAAACATTAGCGATTTTATTCATGGAAATCTAACATTCATAGTAACTCAAGGAGAACGGCGAATGGAAGTTCGTAACAATTTCAATACAGCTTCTATACCATTGAGAGTTATATCCGGAAGTACTCCAGAGGGATCAATCATCCGATTTAGTCTGTTTGATGGCGAATTTATATTAATGCGATTTCCAAATGAAGAAATACAAAGGATTGTGCGTCGTGAATATGGAATTTTCGAAAG GGAAGAACATGGGCTGACGCCATCAATGTCCAGCGGAAgcgaatga
- the LOC136413760 gene encoding uncharacterized protein isoform X2 encodes MANSFPCTVTHSNISDFIHGNLTFIVTQGERRMEVRNNFNTASIPLRVISGSTPEGSIIRFSLFDGEFILMRFPNEEIQRIVRREYGIFEREEHGLTPSMSSGSE; translated from the exons ATGGCAAATAGTTTCCCTTGTACGGTAACGCACTCAAACATTAGCGATTTTATTCATGGAAATCTAACATTCATAGTAACTCAAGGAGAACGGCGAATGGAAGTTCGTAACAATTTCAATACAGCTTCTATACCATTGAGAGTTATATCCGGAAGTACTCCAGAGGGATCAATCATCCGATTTAGTCTGTTTGATGGCGAATTTATATTAATGCGATTTCCAAATGAAGAAATACAAAGGATTGTGCGTCGTGAATATGGAATTTTCGAAAG GGAAGAACATGGGCTGACGCCATCAATGTCCAGCGGAAgcgaatga